From the Streptomyces sp. 846.5 genome, the window CACGGCCCAGAAGGCGTCCAGCCATCGCCTCGACCCGGCCAGGGCCACGACCAGCGGCCCGAGGAACTCGACGGTGACCGCGATCCCCAGCGGGAGCCGCACCAGCGCCAGGTAGAAGCACAGGTTCATCGAACCGAGAATCACGCCGTAGCCGACCACCACCGACCAGGTGCGACGATTCATGCGCAGCGACGGCCGCCACACCAACATCAGCACCGCGGCCGCGAAGAACAGCCGCAACGCGACCGTCCCGGAGCTTCCCACCGCGCTGAACAGCTGCTTGGCCAGTGCCGAGCCCATCTGAACGCTGACCACGCCGAGCAGGACCAGTGCCGGCGGCGGGATCGCGCGGAAGGTGGGCCCGGCCAGCGTCCTGACAGCGTTCAAAGTGGCCACGCGTGGATTCTCGATCATCGGGTGCCGCGCGTCATCCGGTTTTCCCGTCCCGGCGTCAGGCGTCCAGGACCACGTACGTCTTCCGCAGCGTCTCGTGGACCTCCCAGACGCCGGTCCAGCCGGCCGGGGTGACCAAGGTGTCGCCGGGGCCGATCTGCACCGGCTCGCCGCCGGTGGGGGTGAGCGTCGCCCGGCCGGACAGGATCTGGCAGACCTCGTGGTAGCCGTCCCTGGTCGCGGTGAACCGGCCCGGGGTGGCCTCCCAGACCCCGGCCTCAACGCCCTCGGGCGCGGTCCACACCACGAGCGCGGCCTCCGTCTGACCCTCGGTCGTGCCGGTCGGCTTCGGCGCACGGGCGCCGAGATCGACGCTATCGGCACGGTGCAGGACGACAGCCACGGTGGTGCACTCCTCGGGTCTCGGGGTTCGGGTCCAGGCTGTGGCCTGCGACGACGCCAGGACCAGCGACAGGGTGTCCTCAGCAACCCCGCCCGCCTTGCAGCCTGCTGCGCCGTCGCGGCACGGCCCGCAGCTGCGCTTCAGCCGACAAGGCACTTCTCTCCGTTGCCACCGCCCTCGGGGGGAGCGGACTGCAGGACCGGTTCGAACAGCGTTGGCGGCACGGGGGGCGTGGCGAGGAGGGCAGCGATCCTCGGAACCTGAGCCGCGATGCTCGCGCTGTGCCGCCTGAACGCCTCGATCGAGGCGAACGCCTGGATGACCAGCAGCGGTCCGTCGGCGTCGCCGCGCGCGCCGTGCACCGAGTAGTGCAGGCACCCGGGTTCGGCACGGATCTGCGTGGCGAGTTCGGCCAGCACCTCGACGAGGTCCTCGCGTCGTCCGTCCTTGGCCTCCATGGTGGACACGGCAACGACCGTGCCGGTGCCGCCCGGCACGACAACCCGGCGACCGGACAGGTCGGGAGGTGTGGTGATGCTGTGCATGGGATCACTCCTCGGGAGCGTTGAGGGGCAGTGGACCGGCGATCCGCCACTGATCCCACTCACGTGTTGGCCAACCCAACGTTGGCTTTCCCAACGTAGCAGACATGTGTTGGGGTGGCCAACAGTTAAGATGCGGGAATGGCGGACACGGACCACGAACTTCAGCCCCCGGCCCGACTGCGCGCGCTGGCCAGCTGGCAGGCGAGCAAGGTGTCGACGCTCGGCGCCCGGCTGACCGCGCGACGCATGCCGCTGGGCGCCCGCGCCGAGTTCGCCGTGCTGGCGGCGCTGGAGGAGTACGGGGCCCTCAGCCAGGCCGAGATCGGACGGCGCCTCGGCCTGGACCGCAACGACGTCAGCGGCATCCTCAACCGCCTGGAGGAGGGCCACCGGGTCGACCGCCAGGCCGACCCCGCCAACCGCCGCCGCAACGTCGTCACCCTCACCGCCGCCGGAAGGCAGCACCTCGACCAACTCCAACACCACGCCGACGCCGTCCAGGCCGAACTCCTCACCGGCCTCGACCCCGCGGAACAACGCCAGCTCCAGGCCCTGCTCACCAAACTGCTCGACAGCCACAAGCCACAATCGGCCTAGAACTCCGCACTGGACGAGCAGTTCCGAAGTACCGGATGGTCGAGTAGGGCGTGGGATCTGCACGCTACGTTGATCGCATGACCTACGTAGAGAGCAAGATCGTGCGCATCAGACCACAGCAGTTCCACGGGACCGTCGGCCTGGAGGATTGGCGTGTCGTGGGCGAGGGGGCGTGTGCGTACTTCCGTACCGCGTCGTTCGCGGTCGGCGCCCGGTTCGTGCAGTCGATCAGTGAGATGCCCGGTATCGGGGAGGAGCCCCCGGACGTCGACGTGCGGCAGGAGGGCGTGATGGTACGGCTGATCACGGTCACGGATGACTACTACGGGCTGACCGAACGGCACGTGGAGCTGGCCCGGCAGATCTCGGCGGTGGCCCGGACGTTGGGTATACCGGCCGATCCTTCGGCCGTGCAGACCGTCCAGGTCACCATCGATGCCCTCGCAGGTCCCGGCGTGGTGGCGTTCTGGCGTGCCCTGCTCGGCTACCGGGACCGCGCGGGCAGCGGCGAGGACCTGATAGACCCGCGCCGCCGTGGGGCACCGTTCTACTTTCAGCAGATGGACGCACCGCGCCCCCAGCGCAACCGGGTACACGTCGATGTGTGGGTGCCCTACGACCAGGCCGAGGCCCGGATAGCCGCCGCGCTCGCGGCTGGTGGCCGCCTGGTGAACGATGCCGACGCGCCGTCGAACTGGGTGCTGGCCGACCCCGAGGGCAACGAGGCGTGCGTCGGCGTGGCCGGCCCGCCCGAGCCGTAAAGTGCGATCAAGAGGGTGTTCAGGTCGGTCGTCACGAACTGATCCTGGACACCCTCTGTCTTTGGCGGGCCGGAACTTAGGATCCACTCGTCCAGGCGACCGGACTCCCGCGGAGCAGCGCTAGGAAGCGTCACCGAGCGCCGGACCCACCTCACCGACCACCTGGTCCACCGTCGAGGCGATCACGTCGGCGTGCTCGGACGGGATGTACGAGTGCGTGCCCGGAACACTGGCAGCGAGCCGGAAGTTCGAGTGGCTCTCGATCAGCGGAGTGAGCGAAGCGCGCAGCCGATCGACCCGCTCCTGGGTGTCGTAGGCGTGTGCCTGTGCGGCAGTGATGAACGCGACCGGGCAGTCGAGCAGGTCGTAGTACGGGCCGAGCCCGGCACAGATCTCATCGAGCTCAAGTTGGGCCCGCGCGAGCTGCACCGACGTCATCCGGCCCCTGCCGCCCAGCCGAATCAGCACCCGCGTCAGCGGCGACATCGGCTTGAGCACCCCCCGCACGCGCTCCGTCTCGACCTCGTCGAGCCTCGACACCGGGAAGGCACCGTCCACCAGGACCAGGGCGCTGATCTCCCCCGGGTGCGCGGCGGCGTAACGAACAGCCAGGGCCGCCCCGAGTGACCATCCGACAAGCACCGGCTTGCACACCCCAGTTGCGTCCAGGACCGCCACCAGATCGTCAAGACAGCCGGCGAAGGAGTAGTCCTTCGAACCGCCCGACCTACCACGGCCCCGCTCGTCATAGGTGACGACCCGACAGCGCCCCGCGAGCAGCGCCTTGGTCGCAGCCCAGTCGTCCTGGGTACCGATGAAGCTGTTGAGCAGGAGGACGGGGTAGCCCTCGCCCTCGGTGTCGTTGCCGTCGAGCACGGTGTCGGCGACGGGGATGCGCAGATGGCGGGACAAGATTCGCCTCCGGACCACAGGCGTGCGGCCGGCGATGTGCCGGACCTTCCAAGACTCGCACCGCAGCGCTGGCCGCGCCATGGCCGCCGCTGACCGCCGATGAGGGGTGAGCGCAGTCCGCGCCTACGAGCAGGCCACCAACAGCCACGACGTCACCCAGCTCATCCCACTCATCGCGCCCGAGGCGTCAACAACGCGGGAGCCTGGCAGATGCTTCACGAACACCTCAGCGCATAAGCCAGAGGGC encodes:
- a CDS encoding alpha/beta hydrolase, producing the protein MSRHLRIPVADTVLDGNDTEGEGYPVLLLNSFIGTQDDWAATKALLAGRCRVVTYDERGRGRSGGSKDYSFAGCLDDLVAVLDATGVCKPVLVGWSLGAALAVRYAAAHPGEISALVLVDGAFPVSRLDEVETERVRGVLKPMSPLTRVLIRLGGRGRMTSVQLARAQLELDEICAGLGPYYDLLDCPVAFITAAQAHAYDTQERVDRLRASLTPLIESHSNFRLAASVPGTHSYIPSEHADVIASTVDQVVGEVGPALGDAS
- a CDS encoding MarR family transcriptional regulator; protein product: MADTDHELQPPARLRALASWQASKVSTLGARLTARRMPLGARAEFAVLAALEEYGALSQAEIGRRLGLDRNDVSGILNRLEEGHRVDRQADPANRRRNVVTLTAAGRQHLDQLQHHADAVQAELLTGLDPAEQRQLQALLTKLLDSHKPQSA
- a CDS encoding cupin domain-containing protein — translated: MAVVLHRADSVDLGARAPKPTGTTEGQTEAALVVWTAPEGVEAGVWEATPGRFTATRDGYHEVCQILSGRATLTPTGGEPVQIGPGDTLVTPAGWTGVWEVHETLRKTYVVLDA
- a CDS encoding putative quinol monooxygenase, whose amino-acid sequence is MHSITTPPDLSGRRVVVPGGTGTVVAVSTMEAKDGRREDLVEVLAELATQIRAEPGCLHYSVHGARGDADGPLLVIQAFASIEAFRRHSASIAAQVPRIAALLATPPVPPTLFEPVLQSAPPEGGGNGEKCLVG
- a CDS encoding VOC family protein; translated protein: MTYVESKIVRIRPQQFHGTVGLEDWRVVGEGACAYFRTASFAVGARFVQSISEMPGIGEEPPDVDVRQEGVMVRLITVTDDYYGLTERHVELARQISAVARTLGIPADPSAVQTVQVTIDALAGPGVVAFWRALLGYRDRAGSGEDLIDPRRRGAPFYFQQMDAPRPQRNRVHVDVWVPYDQAEARIAAALAAGGRLVNDADAPSNWVLADPEGNEACVGVAGPPEP